The following nucleotide sequence is from Mycobacterium sp. Z3061.
GAAGGCGACGGCATAGCGCATGAAGTCACGACGAGCAACAGGGCGCGCTTGCCGTGTCCAAAGATTGATCGAGCAGTCCCGCATCGCGTGATGCTATGTATGTGACTGTCGGAGATAGAAGTGGCGTGTGTGACCTGATACCAAATCGGTCCGTGCGGTTAACCGGACAGAGTTGAAAAGGAGTGGACCGCTCGCGCGAAAGCTAGCCGGAGAGCGCTTCCCGCAGACCCCGGGTTGCCAGTTCGTCCGCAAGTTCGTTGTCGTCGATACCTGCGTGCCCCTTCACCCAGAACCACTCGACGCGGTGCCGGGCGCAGGCCGCCTGGAGCCTCACCCACAGGTCGACGTTCTTCACCGGTTGCTTCGCGGCGGTCATCCAGCCGTTGCGCTCCCAGCCGAGAACCCACTTGGTGATGCCGTTCCGGACGTAGGTGCTGTCGGTGTAGAGGTGGACCTGCACCGCTCGGGTCAGCGCCTCCAGCGCCATGATCGGCGCCATCAGTTCCATCCGGTTGTTGCTCGTCAGGCCGGGTTCACCGCCGTACATCTCGCGGACGTGGTGACGCTGGCGCAGCACGGCGCCCCACCCGCCGGGGCCGGGGTTGGGTCTGCACCCGCCGTCGGTGTGAATGACGACGATGTCCGGGGTGGTGTCGACCATGCGCCGAGGATAGGCATTTGGTCGCGACACCGGCCGCGCGACCCGCGATCTGGCCGGCGGTTGTCGAACCGCCCGTTCGACGAGCCGAGGCTCGCGGCCTTCCGCCTCACGGCGTTTGGGCGATGATCACCTCCGAATCGCCCGCCTGAAGATATCGTCATTCACGAATGGCGCTATTTTTGAAGAAAGCTTCATAACCGAGGAGCCAACGCCCGTGTCCGATGACCGCCCACTCAACCGCCTGGAAAGACGGAAGAAGCGCACCCGTGCGGCGCTGATCGCAGCCGCGCAGGAGTTCATGGCGGCGGGCAAGCTCAACGTGCCGATCCAAGACATCAGTCAAGCCGCTGACGTCGGCGTCGGCTCGTTCTACAACCACTTCGAGACGAAAGAAGATCTCTTCGAAGCGGCCATCAATGAGGTCCTCGATGCGCACGGGGCGTTGCTTGACGCGCTGACGGAGTCGATTGACGATCCAGCCGAGAAATTTGCATTCAGTTTCCGGCTGACCGGGCGGATGTTTCCTCAGCCGGCGAGCCGCATCGTCCTCAACCACGGCCTGGCTCTCATTACCGCCGACCGGGGTCTG
It contains:
- a CDS encoding TetR/AcrR family transcriptional regulator, whose amino-acid sequence is MSDDRPLNRLERRKKRTRAALIAAAQEFMAAGKLNVPIQDISQAADVGVGSFYNHFETKEDLFEAAINEVLDAHGALLDALTESIDDPAEKFAFSFRLTGRMFPQPASRIVLNHGLALITADRGLAPRAKRDIAAAAAAGRLHVADPKLAMAVTAGVLLGLGELLQAEPERDAAQNTDRVAEDLLRMFGMSADEAHQLCCKPLDFDALGQLQAAVQP
- the rnhA gene encoding ribonuclease HI, which codes for MVDTTPDIVVIHTDGGCRPNPGPGGWGAVLRQRHHVREMYGGEPGLTSNNRMELMAPIMALEALTRAVQVHLYTDSTYVRNGITKWVLGWERNGWMTAAKQPVKNVDLWVRLQAACARHRVEWFWVKGHAGIDDNELADELATRGLREALSG